The Priestia koreensis genomic interval AGTCTTTGTTAAAAATGAGCCTTCCCTCTTGAATGAACGCAATATAATCCGCAATTTTATCAAGGTCTGTTGTGATATGCGATGAAAAGAAAATGGTTTTGTTTTCATCTTGCATCAGCTCATACAGAATTTCTAAAATTTCGCGACGAAATATAGGATCAAGTCCTGATGTGGGCTCATCCATGATGATAAGATCAGCGTGATGTGAGAGTGCAAAGGCTAGGGAAACCTTCATTTTCATCCCTTTGGACATTTTTTTAAGCTTTACCTTTTCTGGTAGCTGAAAGGTTGTCACATAATGATGGAAAAGATGGTCATCCCAGTTGGAATACATCGGGGCGATTAATCGTCTAAGCTGTAAAAGTGTTAAATCATCGTAATAGACATTTTCATCAAACACAAAGCCAATTCGCTCTTTAATTTCCTTTTCATGTTTTTGATGATCGAGTCCAAAAACCTTAATACTGCCGCTATCCTTTTTTACTAAATTCAGTAATAGCTTAATCGTAGTCGACTTTCCCGCCCCGTTCGCTCCAATGAAACCTGTTACGTATCCTTTTGGAATGGAGAACGATAAATCCTTTACCTCAAAGTTTTTATATGCTTTTGACACTTGTTGAACTTCAATTACGTTTTCAACGTTCAATTCCCTTCCCCCTCATATAATAATGACAGCAACTCTATAACCTCTTGTTTGGAAATGTTCACTTCTTTACTTAGCGTAATGGCTTCTTGCAGTTTGTCTTCAACAATTTTCCACTGCTTTTCTTTTAAAAATTCATGGTTTTGCGACGAAACAAACGAACCTTTGCCTACCACGGAGTGAATAAAGCCTTCTTTTTCTAGCTCCTCATACGCACGTTTTGTTGTAATCACACTCACTTGAAGATCCTTTGCTAACAGGCGGATCGATGGTAATGAATCCCCTTCATGCAAGATACCTTTTAAAATATGCTGCTTAACCTGCTGTGAAATTTGTTCGTAAATGGGTTGTTTCGATTGATTTGAAATAATAATTTGCATGCAAAGCTTCCTTTCAAAAGCTAATAGTGTATATATACTATATACACACTATATACACAGAAAAGGTAAAATGCAACAATTTATCTGGATTTTTTTTCAAAATAGATGATTTCGGATTAATCCATCCATAAATTTCATAAAAAACGAAACTTTTACAATTATAATTCGTATATACAAGTAGAGAAAGGAGTGGTCTACATGCCATGCTGTCAAAATTGTGGACATCAGTGGAGCTGGGGGACTACTTTTAAAAAAATCTGGACATTTAAACGAACGTTAACCTGCCCAAATTGCCAAGTAGTGCAGTACGTTTCAAAGGACGCGCGCTTTAAGATCAGCTTAATTTCCACGATTATTCCCCTTGTACTTGTTCCATTAATTGCATTTGGATTTGCCGTCAAATCCATTGTCCTTGTTGAATTTCTCCTATTAGGAATGTTCTCTTTGTACATGCCAAACTTGTACGAATTAACAAATGAAGAAGAACACTTGTGGTAACAAAAAAAGCGCTCTGAGCTCAGAGCGCTTTTTCTGTCATGCATTCATACACATCAAATGAACGACCGAATCCGTATCCATCCTTCACTTCATGAATCGTAACATTCGGAAATCCATTCCGGCTTAAAATCGTATCAAATTCATTCTCTTCATAAAGACGGACCGGGAAATTCATTGTTTCCGTTTTAATTACTGTTTGATCACGCATCAGCACATATTTTATCGTGGTATGTAAAGTGTTTTCGTGCTCATCGTAATGAACTTTTTTCCACTCAATAATCGTGTCGTCTGTAAATTCCACACGATTTGTTTGAGCCCAATTTGGAATTTCTTCCGACGTGTTGCTCGTTGTCATAATCGTCAAGAGTAATTTCCCGTTTTCCTTTAATAGCGAAGATAAATTTTCTAAGCTTTTGGCTACTAAGTGATCTGTCAACAATGAAAACGAACCAAACGGAATCATAATCAAATCATATTTTTTATCTGTGGAAAATTCCTCTATTTTATCATGATAAATAGTGGGAATAAGATTGAGATCTACACACTTTTCTCGGCAGCGTTCTAGCATATCAACCGATAGATCAAACCCTTCAATATCAATCCCCTCTTGCATAAAAGGAATGAGCATACGTCCGTTCCCACACATTGGCTCAAGCACATTCATCTCCTTGTTCTCTACAAACGAAAGAAAGAAGCGTAGCTCTTCTCCTTGGGCAAGTGATTTGTCACGTTCATACATTCGGGTACATAGCTCTCCGTAGTAATCGCTCACCTATTTCTCCTCCAGCTTCCAGTCAAATCCCGCTTCTTCAATCACTTTTACGGGAGCTGCATCATTAACAATTTTATAGTACTCACTTTTTTCATTTTTCGTAATCCAGACGTAGTTTGATGTTAAAAAGGCAATGCCAAACGTACTCTCAGGGTACGTGCGGAGTTCATAGAGGGTTTTCTTTGATGGGTTGTCTACTTTTTTCAACTTCATAGCGGAGATCGCATCCAATAGCTGTTGCTGCGTTTTTTGATCCTCAATCCGTACGCCACGCGTTTGCTCATCTGCTACCATTTGCTTAAGCGTAATCTCATGAATTTTTTTCATCTCCTCCTTAGGAATCACATCAGCAAAAGACTTTTGACGATTTATAAAGACGAGTCCTCCTATTACAATGGCTAGTATAAGAAAAAACGTCACCATTTTTTTCATCTCTTTTCCCTCCTTTATATGTCCTTATTTTACCATTACCCCCTCCTTTCAGGAACAAATTTCCTGTTTTTCTTTTATATGTTTCTCTTGTTTATTATAATAAAGAGAGAAAATTGCGACTGTTGTGAGTTCCTACTGGGTACCATGTAAACGAAATTCTACAGATAAGTTTCAGACAAATAGGAATCTGGTAAAAGTATTTTGCTAGATTGGGGAACGTTTGGTAGAACGATGAGTTGGGGGTCTTCGCTACAGATTGCTTCGCTTTCCACGGGGCGAGCGGTGAGCTAATCCCGTAGGAGTCTCCGCATCTTTCGCTTCAATCCTTGATGTGGGGAATGGTTGTTTTCAGACGAATGTTTCTCCCATACGTCTCTTTTACTAGTTTTGTCGTACCTAGCCATGGTGCTGCAGAGATTAAAAAGGTCAGCGCCTAAGTGCCGCTGACCTTCTTAATTATGCGTGCTCAAAAAGGAATCTTCTCCTACAACGAGCTTCACCCAATGCTTGCTTTCGCTGCTAGTGGAGACAATTTTAAAATTGAGCGTTGCCTCTGCTTTTCCATCTAGGCTTTCTCGTTTCTTTTTTAGCTGAAGCGTGTCCGACTGATAGGTCCCAATCATTGACTCAATGGTATAGTGATCGACGTTTGTGATATCATCGCTTCCGTCTCCATTAATCGTAAAATCAGCAAAGAATTCTGCCCGTGCGATTCCTGTGTTCCAAGCCACTTTTGTATTTTTGTAGCTCGTTGTGTTCTGTTTTGTAACGGTATCATTTAGGAGAACGGTCGTTACCGCAATCGAACCATCGGCAAATGTTTCAACCTGTTGCTGTTTTTTAGCTGTATTGTCCATCGTAATTTTTACCGGTTTCGCTACGTCTTGTAGGGAGTCCATCGTCTTTCCACTATTAATCTTTCGAATGAGCTTTCGCTGAACTCTTGGTTTTACATCATAAGCAGATAAAAATGTTTCAAGCCGTAATTGATCTTTCTTTGTTAACTTCTCTGCGCGTACAGACTCCGCTGCAGGAGCAGTTTTAATAAATGTAATCACAATAATAATAATTAACGTAAGTAGTAACGCCATACTATAAGTGGCGATACGAATGGGTTTCTTATTTTTCTCGTCCACAAAGGCGACTCCTTTATACGATATGGTTATTCATATAATACCATATATTAGGTGTCTCGAAACGTTAAAAATCAGAAAACTCCGCTAATTTCCATCCTCGTTTCTGGGAAGCTTTCATAGTATTTTCGCGTTTGGTGCTCGAACATTTGAGTGGCACAAAGAAGACACTGATAGGCTTCTTCTAGACGACCTTCTGTATGTAAAATTGTAGATTTGAATTGTAGACATCGCGTCATGAGAGAGTTGTCTGCAATCAAGGATGCGTCCTCATAGGCCTCCTCAATGTATAGCAGAGACAAGCTGCTGGCGTTTTGTTTAAATGCTACATGAGACAGCAGAAAGTTAATCGTCGCTTTAAGTTCTTTGTCACCATCGACATGATCACGATGTTCTTTACAGAGTTTCTCTGCTTCTACTAGATTTCCAGCTTTGTAGTACGTAAGCGCCATTTCATAATAGCTGTTTAACACGTGTTTTTGCTTTTGATGACTAATCGCAAGCTCCAAACATTCTTGTAAATAGTTTAGGCTTTTATTAAATTCTCCCGTTTCACGATACAAAATGCCTAAATTCGTTAAACACCCGGCAACTTCCCCCCACTCTTCGTTTTCTTTTAGCAGACGAATCGCTTTTTCCGTTTCCACAATTCCCTTTGCAAACTTTTTTAAATACAAGTACACAACGCCATGCAGCATATAAAAAGATCCCGCTTTAAAGTAACAATTCTGCTCCTTCATGAGTTGAAAAGCCTGCGACATAATCCCAAGTGCTTTTTCAAATTCTTGAATGCGGCAATAGCTATAGGCTTGCGTAAAGTAGAGGTTCAAGTATAGCAATGTATTTTCCGGCGCATAGTTTGATTCCAATAATAGAAGCCCTTTAATCGATGCTTCAATACTTTTATGATAGTCACGAGTTTTAAAATAAGCCTTTGATAGTGAAATGTAAATGCTAATGAGCTGTTCGAGCTCGTAGGGAGGTAAATAGATGAGCGCATCGTTAAAATAAATGAGTGCCTGGTCGTATTGATCGCTTTGAAGAGCGAGGTCTCCATCAATTTTTGCGACTGCCCCACGCACAGAAAGATCAAGGTCTTTTTCTTTTAAATGTGCTAAAATTTCTTTTACTTCTTTATAGCGTTTCGCTTTCATTAACCCTTGAAGTAACGTAATCGTTTCTTGTTTGTTTTCTGCTATTGTCCCTTTTTCACTTTTGTTTTCAAGCAATGATTGAACGCTCACCCCGAGGCGGGCTGCAATTTGTTCAAGCGTTTTTAAGGACGGGTTCGTTAAATTACGTTCAATTAAACTAATCATTCCGACGCTTAAATTCGGTCCAGAAATCTCGCTTTGTGTTAATCCAATCATTTTTCTTCTCTCTTTAATTCGCTGTCCTACACTTTCCATAATGTCCCTCACTTATCAATTCCCTGTTATTTTTTTAATATTCTGCTTATTTTGAAATGTAATCCTTTTAGGTAGGAAAAGTCAACTTTTTTATTCAAAAAAATGTTTTTTTATAAGATTTGAGGGAAAAATATACATTTTTTGATGTGTGTAGCGTAAAAAACAGAGAAAGAGAACCCTCTTTCTCTATTCACTTTATAGAGCAGACTGGTACTGTTTTTCAAGCGTCACACGCAGGCTTTCAGCAAGCCCTTCGACAGCGAGGACTTTTTGCAGCTTTTCTTTGTTTTTCTTGTCAAAGAATTTCACATCGTTCACAAGTGCTACACTGACCGCGTGCGGATCAGGTCTTAAAAGAACGAGCTTATCCTGAGGTGAGACCATTCCTTCTTTTAAAACACGGAATAAAAACCCGGTGTAGCCGCTATCTCTTACTTGAAGAACCAAATCAGAGACGTCATATTTTGTAGCTAGCTTTGCACAAGGATTTCGTGGTTCTGTAACTTGAATAATTGCTTCACCGTAAGAAAAGGTATCCCCTATGTGCGTGTTTTCTTCCGTTAATCCAACGGTCGTAATGTTTTCGCCAAACAAAGCCGTCTCCACCATGTTTGATAAAATTGGTTGCCAGTGAGCGTAGTGTTCATGAGGGTATAAACAAAGAGCCTTTTCTACACCACCATGATGTTTATACGCTTGTTCATCGCCCTGTAGCCCAATTTCACTCAAAAAGATTGGTTCTATAACAGCGCCCTTTCGAATAGCAGATTCAAAGGTTTTAGTACCATATGTTAAGGTTTCAATTTTTCCAATATTAAGTGATTTCACATCGTATGTCGTCATTTTAAACTCCTTTTCTATAAACCTACTCCGTCAGGCGGACAAATTTCCTTTATTCGAGCGCTCTGACCAAGATTAGTAGCCATGATTGTGGCTACTGTGACAAGAACAATCACGCCCGTCCATAGCGCAAAAGCAGTAGAATAGTGCTGTGAGATCCATCCAGCGAGAAAAGTTCCGAGCGCTCCGCTTATCCCGCCCAATACATATGTCACGCTTCGTACGCGCGACAGCAGCGTATCCGGAGTAGCTGCTTGGTGTACGGCAGCCTGAATCACAAATCCCATCGACAGCGCGCCGTCGAATAAAAACATACCTAAACAAATCATCGCGCTGTGCTGAGCCAAGCAGAGAAGGGAAACCCCAACGCCTGACAGAAGAAATAATACGCCCAGAAGGAGCATCCAGTTCGGGTTTTTCATCCATTTTAACACAATAATCCCTAAAATGTTTCCTGCGCCTGCACTTGATAACAAAAGGCCGATGATATCGGTAGAAAGATGCAGGGTGACCTTTGCGTGAATAATGACTAGCAAAGGCACGAATGCCGTTGAAAAACTGAGGGTGCAGAGTGCTCCGCAGCTAATTACCTGTATTCGACAAGCGCTGTCGTTAGCGGTGAATGCGTCATACTAAGTACTAAAAGTGGAATAACCAAATCTCTTAATCTGTGACTTAGTACATCACTTAAGCTAGAGAGCCACATGGAGAAAAAAGATGCGTTTATATACATGGACTTCATGAATGACACCTCATTTTAACAAAATAGAAAAATTACAAACCTGTCATTCAACCTCTCACCTTTTTACTCGCTGAGCGGTGCTAATCCCCATCAGCACTCCACCGCTAATGCCCACGATTGTTCCTAAAATAGGTGTCCACTGCGTTACGTAGATTCCGGCCATAAACAGAATCAAGCCAATGACAAAAAATCGATTAAACATGCTACTCCTCCTTTCTTAGCATTACGTCTTTGTTATTGGATGTATGAAGCAGCTTATGTTTGTACGGAGCAAGCGCTTCTAGAATCTCCTGTCGGTTTTTCGTTTCGTAGATCTTGTTCCATTCGATCATTTTACGAAAAATAGTAAAGGTTGGTTTGTAGTGAGACGCCTCTAATTTCATTCTTTGCTTGAAGAACCGTTTAATAATTTGCCTCTGTCTCGTGCGGTACGGTGGATCGACTAAAATGATGAGGTCCGCTTGCTGAAAGCTGTCCCCTACCCAATCAAGGTGAACGCCTTCAATAATCCACTGCTCAGAACGAATGATTGTTAATAGAAGCTCGTCCCTTTCTTCAGGACTACGCCTTCTGTCCTCTCGTTCTCCTCGCTCCCATACAACGTTATCAAGCTCATAAAACGGAATGTTAAGCTCTTTGGATAACCGCCTTGCGAGCGTTGTTTTTCCACTGCCGACGGAGCCGATAATATGAATTTTGTTCATCACATGTTCGTCACCTCATAGAAACAAGAACCTCCTTAAGTAGGAGGTTCTTGGCTGTTTATTTGGATAAAATGAAAACACCACCGCAATGTGAAATCGGATAGAATTCACACGTGCAAATATCCTTCAGAGCCCCTTTGAAATCTTCTGCTACAAAATAAAATTCATCATCATCCCAGTAGCTACGGCTTACTTCCCGACATTCAACTAATTCACGCTGTGTTGGAAAGGAAATGTCACCGATAAAGACTCGTCCACCATCTGATAATAGTGGAAGCAGTTGGTGAATGAACGCTACTTTTGCCTCATCTGTTAAATGGTGAAGTGTATAGGTGCTAATGATCGCCTCGTATTGCTCCGATAACTGTTTGATTGGTACTCCTTGATTAATATCCCATTCAATTAGGTGTGCATTAGGCATTTCTTCTTTTGCGATTTGAATCATATTAGGTGAGAAATCAAGTCCGTGTATTTCATGACCTTCTTCATACAATCGCTTCGTTAAGACCCCTGTGCCAAAACCAATGTCCAACACTTTTGCGTGTGGTCGCTGCATCACTTCATTAAAAATAGTGGATAAAATCGTTTTATATCCCGCAAACGGATACTGATTTTGTTCTTCCGTCTCCTGTACCGTTTGATTATATTCATTTGCCCATAAGTCAAACCCTTGTTTACTTAGCATGAATGCCTCCTTGTTTTGACTAGGACGAGCAGCATTCATCATTATGAAGCTGTTCCCTAGTTAGTGAATCCCTCTATTAAATGTGAAATACTTGTTATGTATGTCATGTACACCGCCACCTTTCAATTAATAGTTTTATAATAACATATTTTTCCTTATATTTGTTCTAAAAATTCAATCAATAAAGGAGGGATTTATAAAGATTAATTCGTATTTTACTAAATGAGGTGGATAAACAATGAAAAAATATTGGTACGTGATTGCTTCACTTGCTTTATTTGTCATAAGTTTCGCTGCGTGGCAAGTAAGTGGAAGCCTTGCTGAGAAATCAACGACGATGGATGAAACGTCTTCCCTTGCCATGAGTAGTTTTCTTTTGACGGTTTTCTTTTTCTTTACAACCCTTGTGGCGCTTGTTGTGGGCATCGTAAAAATGCGCAGTAAATAAAAGGAGAGGAGCACGGGCTCCTCTCCTTTTTATCGTTTCGCAAACGTCTCAATCATTTCCCCGAACTGCTGTTGCTCTTCTAAAAATGGATAGTGATTGCTATGTTCGAAGACGTGCAGAGTGGATGATGTTATACGATGATGAATTTCTTCTGAAAAATGAAGCGGACACTGAGCATCATACCGCCCGCAATAGATAGTCGTAGGAACAGTAATTCCTGCAAGCTTCTCTGTTACGTCATACGTTGGCAAATCATGAAACGCATAGTAGTTTAATCGTGATTGAACGACTCCTCCACTACTGGGCTTTGCGAAATACGAATCCCGCCGTTCGACGTGAACAAGAGACATGTTGTTCCATTCTTTGTTGGCGCCCTTCTTAAAATATTCAAACTTGCCTCGTTTAGTATGTACTTCGCCTTTCTCCCACATAATCGTTCTCCTCCACTAAAAGGAATATATATCTTTGCACCAAAATATTTTAAGATAACGCTCTAATGAAGGAGGTTTTTCTCTCTTGATGACCATTCTGCTAGCAAATATGTTGCTCGGCTTATCCATTGCGCTCCCGGTTGGAACCGTCACAATTGAAATGACGAAACAGGGATTGAAAAATGGATTCATGCATGGCTGGGTAGTGGGTCTTGGTGGCATGACCGTTGATTTGCTGTTTATTATCCTTTTATATTCCGGCTTAGCGTCTGTATTATCTACTCCTGCTGTTCAGCTGGTAATGTGGTTTGTAGGGGCCATTTTCCTTCTTTACATAGGTTTTAGCAGCATGAAGGAAGCAGCGCATGATGTGAATTCTGACGGGAAACCGATCAAAAAGTCGCTCTTGTCCTCTTTTATAAGCGGCTTTCTTGTAGCCATCTCACCCGGCAATTTATTTTTTTGGCTCAGCGTGTTTGGAACCGTGCTGACCACTTCTTTTCAAAAAGCAGACTCGCTGCATTTTTTGTTTGCAGCAAGTGGTATTTTAGCAGGTATTCTTATTCATGATCTCGGACTAATGACGATTGTTGCTGGAACAAGGAAGGTACTCAAACCTGCTTATATGAAGTCGACCTCCGTTTTTGCTGGCATCCTTTTAATTGGATTCTCTCTTTACTTTTTTGGTCAATTCGTTCAGCAGCTCATTATCTACCTGTAGCTTCACCCCATCCAAACCGTCGCTTTTACCAATGCCAGGAAGATCGATAAGATGGGTCGTAAATCGCTTGTGTCGTTTTTCTGCAATCGGTGTTCCAATGGTTGCTGACCACCCGGTACCAGGTAGGAAAATAAGGGGTTGCTCCCCTTTTCCCACTTTCTGCACGTAGTGCGCCGTCAAATTACTTTCTCATCTTTAATTAATTTCCGAGCTTCGGTAATATCTTTCTTTAAATAAAGCGGGATGTCAGGATTTCGTAAAATCTCCTCTGTACTTTGCCACAGAATCGCATCTACTTCATCAACACTCTTCGTATAAGGAATACCAGATCGGCGTTCACAAAGAAAAACAACATTAATGACGGCTTCACCGCTGTCAGTCGTGAACGAGCTACTGTTTACATAGCGAAGGTTGTCAATTTCAATGCCGATTTCCTCATCAACCTCACGCTTTAGCGTTGCTTCAAGCGTTTTTTCTGCACGTGATTCCTGGTCTACCGTTCCACCTACTAATGCTAGCTGTCCTGCGGCATGCTCTTCTTGTTCACTTCGTTTAATCAGGAGCCACTTGTGATTTTCGTAAATGGCAGCCTGTACGTTTACAAAAAACATGTTCCTTCCCCCTTATAATGAAATGTCCTATTTCCATTTTAATGGAAAAGAAACTTTTGAGTAAGGAAAAAGTAGCAGGAAAAGAAAAAAATATATTTTTTTCCATTAATTGAATAAAAGCTGAATTTGCTTCAAATACTAGGTATAACAACTGAGGAGGTGAATACCTATGGCATTACAACGCAATCGCTCAAACGGTAACGACCTAGTCGTTCCAGGCGGAGCACACGCAGCAGCAATCGAACAAATGAAGTGGGAGATCGCTCAAGAGTTTGGCGTTCAATTAGGTCCAGATACAACTTCTCGCGCTAACGGTTCAGTTGGTGGAGAAATCACAAAACGCCTTATCAGAATGGCTGAGCAACAGCTTGGCGGCGGTACATTTCATTAATTTTTAACTCGTGCTAGGTATTCTGCTAGCAGAATTACCTAGGCATACATACTCAAAAAAAGAAGCTGAGTCGAACCGTTCTGGTTCGGCTCAGCTTCTTTTTTTATATGTCCTTCTTTACTCGCCATAATCCGCCTGAACCGCGGGTAAATCCACAGCGTTCATAAAACGCTTCGTGCTACGCGGAATAGGAGACCGTTACAATTTGCAA includes:
- a CDS encoding class I SAM-dependent methyltransferase, whose protein sequence is MLSKQGFDLWANEYNQTVQETEEQNQYPFAGYKTILSTIFNEVMQRPHAKVLDIGFGTGVLTKRLYEEGHEIHGLDFSPNMIQIAKEEMPNAHLIEWDINQGVPIKQLSEQYEAIISTYTLHHLTDEAKVAFIHQLLPLLSDGGRVFIGDISFPTQRELVECREVSRSYWDDDEFYFVAEDFKGALKDICTCEFYPISHCGGVFILSK
- a CDS encoding AAA family ATPase codes for the protein MNKIHIIGSVGSGKTTLARRLSKELNIPFYELDNVVWERGEREDRRRSPEERDELLLTIIRSEQWIIEGVHLDWVGDSFQQADLIILVDPPYRTRQRQIIKRFFKQRMKLEASHYKPTFTIFRKMIEWNKIYETKNRQEILEALAPYKHKLLHTSNNKDVMLRKEE
- a CDS encoding TIGR04104 family putative zinc finger protein; this translates as MPCCQNCGHQWSWGTTFKKIWTFKRTLTCPNCQVVQYVSKDARFKISLISTIIPLVLVPLIAFGFAVKSIVLVEFLLLGMFSLYMPNLYELTNEEEHLW
- a CDS encoding class I SAM-dependent DNA methyltransferase — translated: MSDYYGELCTRMYERDKSLAQGEELRFFLSFVENKEMNVLEPMCGNGRMLIPFMQEGIDIEGFDLSVDMLERCREKCVDLNLIPTIYHDKIEEFSTDKKYDLIMIPFGSFSLLTDHLVAKSLENLSSLLKENGKLLLTIMTTSNTSEEIPNWAQTNRVEFTDDTIIEWKKVHYDEHENTLHTTIKYVLMRDQTVIKTETMNFPVRLYEENEFDTILSRNGFPNVTIHEVKDGYGFGRSFDVYECMTEKAL
- a CDS encoding NUDIX domain-containing protein, with the protein product MFFVNVQAAIYENHKWLLIKRSEQEEHAAGQLALVGGTVDQESRAEKTLEATLKREVDEEIGIEIDNLRYVNSSSFTTDSGEAVINVVFLCERRSGIPYTKSVDEVDAILWQSTEEILRNPDIPLYLKKDITEARKLIKDEKVI
- a CDS encoding MOSC domain-containing protein, whose translation is MTTYDVKSLNIGKIETLTYGTKTFESAIRKGAVIEPIFLSEIGLQGDEQAYKHHGGVEKALCLYPHEHYAHWQPILSNMVETALFGENITTVGLTEENTHIGDTFSYGEAIIQVTEPRNPCAKLATKYDVSDLVLQVRDSGYTGFLFRVLKEGMVSPQDKLVLLRPDPHAVSVALVNDVKFFDKKNKEKLQKVLAVEGLAESLRVTLEKQYQSAL
- a CDS encoding LysE family translocator, which produces MTILLANMLLGLSIALPVGTVTIEMTKQGLKNGFMHGWVVGLGGMTVDLLFIILLYSGLASVLSTPAVQLVMWFVGAIFLLYIGFSSMKEAAHDVNSDGKPIKKSLLSSFISGFLVAISPGNLFFWLSVFGTVLTTSFQKADSLHFLFAASGILAGILIHDLGLMTIVAGTRKVLKPAYMKSTSVFAGILLIGFSLYFFGQFVQQLIIYL
- a CDS encoding alpha/beta fold hydrolase, producing the protein MWEKGEVHTKRGKFEYFKKGANKEWNNMSLVHVERRDSYFAKPSSGGVVQSRLNYYAFHDLPTYDVTEKLAGITVPTTIYCGRYDAQCPLHFSEEIHHRITSSTLHVFEHSNHYPFLEEQQQFGEMIETFAKR
- a CDS encoding helix-turn-helix domain-containing protein; amino-acid sequence: MESVGQRIKERRKMIGLTQSEISGPNLSVGMISLIERNLTNPSLKTLEQIAARLGVSVQSLLENKSEKGTIAENKQETITLLQGLMKAKRYKEVKEILAHLKEKDLDLSVRGAVAKIDGDLALQSDQYDQALIYFNDALIYLPPYELEQLISIYISLSKAYFKTRDYHKSIEASIKGLLLLESNYAPENTLLYLNLYFTQAYSYCRIQEFEKALGIMSQAFQLMKEQNCYFKAGSFYMLHGVVYLYLKKFAKGIVETEKAIRLLKENEEWGEVAGCLTNLGILYRETGEFNKSLNYLQECLELAISHQKQKHVLNSYYEMALTYYKAGNLVEAEKLCKEHRDHVDGDKELKATINFLLSHVAFKQNASSLSLLYIEEAYEDASLIADNSLMTRCLQFKSTILHTEGRLEEAYQCLLCATQMFEHQTRKYYESFPETRMEISGVF
- a CDS encoding MFS transporter translates to MQVISCGALCTLSFSTAFVPLLVIIHAKVTLHLSTDIIGLLLSSAGAGNILGIIVLKWMKNPNWMLLLGVLFLLSGVGVSLLCLAQHSAMICLGMFLFDGALSMGFVIQAAVHQAATPDTLLSRVRSVTYVLGGISGALGTFLAGWISQHYSTAFALWTGVIVLVTVATIMATNLGQSARIKEICPPDGVGL
- a CDS encoding alpha/beta-type small acid-soluble spore protein: MALQRNRSNGNDLVVPGGAHAAAIEQMKWEIAQEFGVQLGPDTTSRANGSVGGEITKRLIRMAEQQLGGGTFH
- a CDS encoding ABC transporter ATP-binding protein, translating into MNVENVIEVQQVSKAYKNFEVKDLSFSIPKGYVTGFIGANGAGKSTTIKLLLNLVKKDSGSIKVFGLDHQKHEKEIKERIGFVFDENVYYDDLTLLQLRRLIAPMYSNWDDHLFHHYVTTFQLPEKVKLKKMSKGMKMKVSLAFALSHHADLIIMDEPTSGLDPIFRREILEILYELMQDENKTIFFSSHITTDLDKIADYIAFIQEGRLIFNKDYHSILEEYGLVKGSNDLLTAEAADEFVSVRKTNVGFEALSKNINQTKHRFGNRVLIEKPSLEDIMYFTKKGNMYV
- a CDS encoding GntR family transcriptional regulator, with translation MQIIISNQSKQPIYEQISQQVKQHILKGILHEGDSLPSIRLLAKDLQVSVITTKRAYEELEKEGFIHSVVGKGSFVSSQNHEFLKEKQWKIVEDKLQEAITLSKEVNISKQEVIELLSLLYEGEGN